A segment of the Rattus norvegicus strain BN/NHsdMcwi chromosome 16, GRCr8, whole genome shotgun sequence genome:
AATCCTAAATTATATAGAGCTTAGGTGGTCCATGTCTAATCATTGAAAAATGTGCTGAGGTTGTGGTGAGAAAAAAACGGTATGGTAAAAGATGACATCAGAGAGTTAACCTGAAGTCTCTATTCTTATAGATATCCCAAGTTTTAGGTGAAAATGTTCTTTCTCCATACTCCTGGATGATAGGATTATTGCTAGCTGTAATTAATATGACTGGGCCTGCTCAATTATTCATTAAGATGTTTTTCTTAACTTTCTATTTATTACTGCAGTTTTTGCCATTAGTTCTGACATACATTTCTTGATGTAACCTCAACATGACTATATTAGAAATAATTCTTTTCCTCATACCATCAAATTACATGCTATAATAATTATGGAATCTAAATCAAAATACTCTTGGATAATGAATCAGCATGTCAGATTTTAATCAGAATTTCATTATATTGTTCTTAAAATTACttattgtcatttttcttttctaggcTCTTGACATTGTATTTGCTAACTTATTTCTTTCCtaacttgatttttgttttaaataatcttATACTAAGTTGAGGATACAGGGCTATGAGGATAATTCAGTTGTTATAGTGAATGTTTCTCAAGCTTAGAAACATGAGAATGATTCTCAGTGCCAAGGTAAAAAGCCTgggttggggggctggggatttagctcagtggtagagcacttacctaggaagctcaaggccctgggttcggtccccagctccgaaaaaaagaaccaaaaaaaaaaaaaaagcctgggtTGGGTTCTTCACTTGCACTGGCAGCAATGGGAAGGTAGAAACTGCCAGATTGCCAAGGCTTACTGGACAGCCAACCTCCCCTTTCTAGTGAGTGGTATGCCAGAAATCAACTTTGTGTCAAAAACTACGGTGTGAGTAGTGACTTCAGAAAGATAGGCAAGcgccagaacatatcaaatacagaggcgaattttagcagcaaaccactgaaccagaCATGGGATcctcgttggaggaattagagaaagatctgaaggagttgaaggggcttgctacctcgaagaacaataatgccaaccaactagagcttccagggactaaaccaaagactatacatggactgaccctgggctccaactgcataggtagcagtgaataccctagttagggcaccagtggaaggggaagcccttgttcttgccaaggttggacacccagtgtagaggattgttgggggtgggtaatggggggaggatgaagaggggaacacccatatagaaggggagagggagaggttagggaactgatggacaggaatctgggaaagggaataacatttgaaatgtaaataagaaatacccaatgtaataaaaattgaagaaaaaaataggcAAGGCTGATGTTTGTCCTCTACATAGACACAAACTTACACATGCACTAACAACCATAccaataaaacacaaaataagtggataagatattaaaaattaagatatagatatataaacaaaatatatggTTACTGAGGACCCACTCCTGGATGAACTGTGGCCTCTGTGCACATACTAGCAGGCACACAGTTTCAAATTCTCACTAGAATACATGCTTTCATGTGCTAttaataataaagacaaaaaatggaaaatataagaaaaatgttGATCTTGATAGGAGTCTCTGACTAGCCATGGcaagacaaaaatggaaaagaactcAATAGGAAGTTACTCAATAGGAAGGAAAGTGCTTCGTGTTTTAGGATTTAAATTAATATTGAAATATGAGGGCAAAGATGTTATTTTGACATCATAAATTCTTTCACTGCTATTGAGGAaaagttgaaaattaaaacacTCGGGAAGAATATGGGAAAGAAAGCAAGTTAGTAAAAGCTGGGGGTCTGTTAGAAATATATTTGCAGAGCAACAGGTATACCTTAAACAGAAAATCTGTGAACACTGTTGGTACACTTTGAGACACTCACCAACTCATTTTAGCCAATCTCTACTGTTTTATCTTCCAGCCTGACTTGATCATGAATTATCTATAACCATGTCTGTCGTTCGTCTCACTTTCTTTTAGTTATGCTGCTCTGACTGATCAACACTACAAGAAGGCAGATCATTAAAGTCAGTGTTGCATGCAACAAAAGTAAGGACTAGGAGAGCAATGCTTACTGACGTCTGTGAGTGAGACCCTGAGGCATAAAAGGGCCATGCTTCCTCAGTTCTGCCTATTGATGTTGCTCTTCCTCTCAGCATGGTCACCAACTGGACATGCGGAAAACAGTAGCCCTCCAGAAGCCGTGATACCCTTAAGGGTCACTGATACTAGGAAGCATACTTCCACAGGCTGGCTGTCCTATAGCCTGCAATTTGGAGGAGAAAAATGCATTATCACTATGAAGCCCAAGAAAAACTTGATATCCAGAAACTTCTTATTATTCACCTATAGTGAGCAAGGTGATCTCCTTGAAGAACAGCCTTTTGTGCAGAATGACTGCTACTATCATGACTATGTGGATGAAGATCCAGAATCCTTTGTCATTGTTAACAACTGTTTTGGGAGTTTGCAAGGCATACTAGAGATAAATGACACAACTTACGAAATCATGCCCAAGAGCTCAACTTCAACATTTGACCATCTGGCTTACAGAATGAACAGTGGGGCATCAGAATTATTTCCCATGAGATGGGGGTTATCAGAAGAGGAAATAGCAAGACAAATGAAGCGTAGAGTAAGCAATGACTCCACACCTATGAAAATCCCATATGAGAGTTGGTGGACCCACCACaagtttattgaatattttgtgaTAATAGACAATAACCAATATGTTCATAGAAGTAGCAATACCACAGCTTGTATTCAAGACATGTTACAAATGATCAATGGCATAAGTGGTTATTATCTTCAAATAGATACTGATGTTGTTTTAAAAACTCTTGAAGTGTGGAATGAAAAAAACCATGTCAATGTAGAACAAAATATACATAATGTCCTAAATGATTTCTGCACTTGGAAGCAAACTAGCATAGGCAATCGTGTTAGACATGATATCATACACCTTTTTGTCAGACACAGATACGGTATATATTTAGCATTAGCTCATGTAGGTACAGTTTGCACACCTAATAATTGTTCAGTTAATAGTATCATCTCTGATTCAATGTCAGACATGGCATTCATTATAGCACATGAGATGGGTCATAACTTGGGTATGCTGCATGATGTCAGTGGATGTACTTGTGGGAGAAAAAGCTGCATAATGGCCCCATATAAATCTAATTCTGCCAAATTCAGCAACTGTAGTTATGAAGAAATGTATTCAGTTGTTACCAGAAGAAGTTATTTATACAATACTCCAGATACACTAGTAACAACACACATGACCGTGTGTGGGAATAACTTGGTTGAGGAAGGAGAGCAGTGTGATTGTGGGAACTTAGAATCATGTTCAAAAGATCCATGCTATAGCGAGGACTGTGTTCTCAAACCTGGTGCTCAATGTGCTTTTGGGCTTTGTTGCCAAGATTTCCAGTTCCTTCCAACAGGCACCATgtgtagaaaagagaaaaatgagagtGACCTTCCCGAGTGGTGCAATGGATCTTCACACGAGTGTCCAGGAGATGTGTACTTGTTGGATGGAAGCCCTTGCTCGGGTGGTGGCTATTGCTATAAAATGGCATGGCATGAACGTGAGGCACAGTGTAAGAAGATTTTTGGCATGGAATCCAGGAGTGCAAATGAAATTTGCTACATGGAAATGAACAAACAGGGTGACCGTTTCGATAACTGTGGTAACCATAGTGAAAACTACATAGGATGCAATATCACTGATGTATTCTGTGGTAGGATTCAATGTGATAATGTGGAACAGATTCCACTTAGGAAAAACCATGAAACACTGCATTGGACACAGTTCAATAATTTCACCTGCTGGACTATGGACTATCATTTTGGCAGTACCACAGAGGACAGCAGAGCAGTGGAAGATGGCACAGCTTGTGGGCCAAACCATATATGCATTGACAGGAAGTGTGTCAGTAAGTCTATTTTGTTTGGTAACTGTTCAGAAAGCTTCTGCAGTATGCAAGGTGTCTGCAACAATAAAGACCACTGCCATTGTAATGTCCCATGGGAACCACCAGACTGTCAACTACCTGGCTTTAGAGATAGTATAGACAGTGGGCCATCTCTAGGGACACTAACTAACCAGAGGGAGACTGTTAAAGGTAAAAGCCTGGTGGGATTTATTAttccttttatgatttctttattctttttaattttgctaATTTTGCAGTTAGCATTTTACcaaaaaaggaaagcagaaaaaaTCCCAGAACATACACCAAAACGAAAACGTAGTACTAAAATGAAACCTGAAAAATCAAATGTGAAACTTAAGGAAAATAAAGAGAGATCAAAAAAGGAATCAAAAAGGGAATCAAAAAGGAAAccaaaaaagaaatccaaaaagGAATCAAAAGAGGAGTCAAAAGAGGAATCAAAAAAGGAATCCAGAAAGAAATCCAGAAAGGAATCCAGAAAGGAATCCAGGAAGGAATCCAGGAAGGAATCCAAATAGGAatccaaaaagaaatcaaaaaaggaaTCAAAAAAGGAATCCAAAAAGGAATCaaagaagcaatcaaaaaagacaaaaaaagtaaGATATTCATCCTTCTGGAACTTCATCTATTACTGTGTAGACTTCTCAAGGTAGGAATATCACTATGTGCATGTCTGGAATCACAGGCCAGAGAAGTTCTAGAGACCTTCTACCCTTGTTTAAATATCAAAAGCATTTACCACCAAAATAAAAGGAAGCTAGATGCATTCCCATCTTTCTTTACTATAAGCAATCTTTTACCTTATTTTTAACAGAATTTGTGTCTGTCTTCCATAGCATTGGTCTAAACCATGGCCCCCTGAATGTGGTTCTTTGCATTTGGTTTGTCTCGGCTTTAAgtccctttctctttttattctgttttgcacacacacacacagaggggagtcTCTGAATCCTATTTCCTGGTGACAATTCCTATAAACTAGAATCTGTCCTAGGAGAGCCAGAGTGTGATTGGAAACTTGAGAGAATGGTCTGAGGTTCCCGTCATGGTTGCTGTAGTCTCAGCTCTCACCTCCATGGTGTCAGAAGCTCTCACTCCACAGGAAGTTTTCCCACAGATTTCAATATCCCCCAACAAACCTCTCCtgtcactgtaacaaaataccataaCCAAACAACCTGGTGAGCAAAGGGTATGTCTCATACACTTCCTTAGCACTGtctatcatcaaaggaagtcagaacaggaacttaaACAGGGTAGCAAACTGCCATTTTGGATTAacaacccagggatggcatcagCAACAACAGCCTGGGCTCGCCCCCATTAGtcattaaataaaagaaagtgttctACTGGCATTAATACATGTTTTACATCCCCATCTtatggggcattttctcagtcaacTGGCATAAATCTAGCCAACATAACACTATTGTCAAGTTTAGAGATTCAGCACAACTAAGAAACATCACACCCTCAATTCTGATTTCTAGGCTCTAAGCCCTCCACCGATGGCAGAAATTTCAGCATCCAACTCTGTCCTTGAATATTAGATTCCCACAGCCAATGGGACAACCTTTAATATCCTGAACAACTATCCACACCTTCTTCCCTTTGATCTGTAGGCCCAGTGTAGAAAGCTACATATGCCAGTTAGCACCCTTGATCATCTCAGTGATGAGGCTTTCTCATCATGGGGTGAGGGGACACTTTTGTCCCATGCTAAAACTTGAGTTTCATCATTTCCATTTAGCAATCTAGAAAGGTGATTAAGGCTTGGATATTATTTCCTGCAAATATATAACAGCAAATGATATGTTCTGGCACCTAATTATTATTCAACTGTCTATAAAATGAGGCCATGAAGATATTTACAAATTTATGATGGATAAATAAATATGAGCAAATCCTGttgtctttgaaaataaaattaatattcccTATTTACTGTTAAAAAGTAAAGTCAGACATCTTGTTCTCAAAATAGTGACAGGGCCCCAGCATAATCTGCCAAGCCAGCCTGCTTGTAGCCAAGCTCTGGCCTTCCCCCAAATACCCACCCTACCCCGATAACCCCACAGTTTCCTTCTCTGCTGTTTCCACTACATCGTTGCATACCCAGTGTCTGGTCTGCTGAATACCTTAAATGGCCTCACCACTGTGATTATGCAAAATGTTTTATCTAACCCCGAACCCAAACCAAGGCTTTGAAAGAATAAAGGGAACTTTAATCCTTGCCCAGTGCTACTGGGTCCAGGATGTCAAGGGATTCAAGTTTTCAGTTCCTAAGAACTCTGCTTTCCCTGAAACGCTGTGGTTATCAGTTATTATGCGCACTGGATATGTATGACACACTAGAGAAAGCTTGTGTTCCCTTTGCATGGCGttgcttgatcagcttcctgCTGACTCTGTCCCATTTGTGACAGTTTTCTGCTGACTTTGAACATCTTTCCTTCTGTAAGCAGTGCACAAGACAGTGCTGCTTAACGGATTGCAGGTATGAGCCATCAGCTTATATGGTCTTCCTGACCCTAGCTTAGTGTCCTCTTTATTTCCATATCCTTGGTTTTCCCTCCATTGAAACCTCACATTTCAGAAATCCTGACTCTAGCAGATTCAAGAAACGGTAGCTTTTCTAAAACAAACCTAACTGGGGGACACAAAGCAAATAATTACAAATTTGAAGATAGCAAATCCTTTAGTCTGTCATATCTGAGGACAAGACTTTGTTCTAACCAACCAGAAATCTATTGGCTCTTACTAACCAATCGTGCTTCACAGCCTTACTTCACAGTTCCTTTAGCTTCGAGGGAGATCAACTTGTATAGGTCAAGTTGTCCTGGTGCTATAAGAAAGAAGGTTCAATAAGCTTTtgatttccctcagtttctgttgctatgcttcctttttcaattctgattttgttaatttggatactgtctctgtttattttggcTATTTTGTCTAAGGATATAtcattcttgttgattttctcaaagtatgagctcctgattttgtagttctttgtattgtttctaaatggttgattttagccctgactTTGGCTATTTCCTACTGTCTACTCTTCTTGGCTGTGCTTGaaatttttgttctagagttttcaggtgtgctattaagttgctagtataggatCTCTCAAATTTCTTCATGaaggcatttagtgctatgaattttccttttaacattGTGTTCCATAAGCTTGGGTTTGTTgcatcttcattttcactgaattctagatagtctttaacttctttatttcttctctggcAAAATTATTATTGaggagagagttgttcagtttccagagtatatgggctttctgttgttattgttgtgttgttgttgttgttgttactgaagtccagccttagtccacggtgatctgatagaatgcaaaggattatttcaatctacATGTATTTGATGGGTTTGTCTTgggtccaattatatggtcagttttgcagaaggttccatgaagtgctgagcaaaaggtatattcttttgttttggggtgaaatgttctttagatacctgttacatccatttggttcataaattttGTTAgttcatttctctgtttagcttctgtttggacgacctgtccattggtgagactGAAGTTTTGAAGAGTCTCCCACGATTAtcgtgtgaggttcaatgtgtgttttgagcttaagtaaagtttcttttaagaatgtgggtgcctttgcatttgtaggatagatgttcagaattggtagatttttcctttgattagtaGGAAGTATTAATCGTTCCCTATCTCTTTTGGTTCCTTTaaattgaaagtctattttttggatattagaatggctactactcCAACTTATTCTTTGGGGGGGGACAAGAAGGGTTGTGGGGTGGTCAAGTGGGCACTATGATCTACTGCAAGTGCAGGTTTAGATGTGAACCAGAAGGGCAATGGGACTccagcagggagggagagatctCATCTGCTGGGCTACATCAGGGTCCCAGCTGGAAGAGATGTTGGGGTGAGCATCTCACTGTATCCATGTTTATtgcagacctcctgggagacaggcagggctGTGGGTTGGGCGAGTAGGCAGGCCCATCTATCATGGATGCAGTTGGAGATACAGACCAGAAAAGCgacctgctttgttttgttttgttttgttttaaggcagAAAATGGACATGAAGTTGGATGGGTTGGAAGGGTCAATGTATCTTGGAGGAGCTATAGGACAGgaaagaatataataaaatataaagttttatagaataaaactctcaaagaaaataataataataaaacaatgcAATGGTCAACACAGCCCTCTGGAATGTCAACATGCTCCCAACATTAGTGATCTTAATCAGTAGATAAACAAGTTCCCAGCATTTGCTCACATCAACCTATGAAATGTATAGTAAATAGCACAAAGTCCCAGACAGGACAAGATGCACAAAATGAGAAACTTTGAATTGCTAACCCTAAATGAGATGTCTATGTCAAACCCCACCACTAAAGGCTCAGAGATCATTGTGGGAATGGGAATAAAAGATTCCATGAGCCATAGGTGATAGATGACTTTAAAGAAAGAGCATTTCCCAGACTCAataggacagacacacagatgaattcacaaaaacagtgagagagaaaaaaagcatGCAAAATCTCAGTCCAGAGAGGATCCTGGTAAGAAGCACAAGTGAGCACAAATTCCCACCCTTAGTAAGCATAATCATAATTCGCTGTATTaagaaaacttaataaaaatattttaagagtccCACTCTTAGCCATGAAGTTATTTGTAAGTGATAATTGCTGGGAGatgaaaaatcaattttcttcaatGGAATGAAACTAGGTACATCCATCACACTCTGACTCACCCCCAGGCAGACAAAATGATCACTTAGAGTGTGGCAAAGAGAAAGCAGTTTCAACATTTTTAGCATCAtttctttgagttttattttgttgtttgtgttttgttttgttttgttttggtttggtttggtttggtttgttagggcagagaaagaaattaggtgaATAGGAACAGGGGATTAATCTGGGAGTAATCGCCTGATGGGAAagaatgttataaaaa
Coding sequences within it:
- the Adam34l gene encoding disintegrin and metalloproteinase domain-containing protein 26A — its product is MLPQFCLLMLLFLSAWSPTGHAENSSPPEAVIPLRVTDTRKHTSTGWLSYSLQFGGEKCIITMKPKKNLISRNFLLFTYSEQGDLLEEQPFVQNDCYYHDYVDEDPESFVIVNNCFGSLQGILEINDTTYEIMPKSSTSTFDHLAYRMNSGASELFPMRWGLSEEEIARQMKRRVSNDSTPMKIPYESWWTHHKFIEYFVIIDNNQYVHRSSNTTACIQDMLQMINGISGYYLQIDTDVVLKTLEVWNEKNHVNVEQNIHNVLNDFCTWKQTSIGNRVRHDIIHLFVRHRYGIYLALAHVGTVCTPNNCSVNSIISDSMSDMAFIIAHEMGHNLGMLHDVSGCTCGRKSCIMAPYKSNSAKFSNCSYEEMYSVVTRRSYLYNTPDTLVTTHMTVCGNNLVEEGEQCDCGNLESCSKDPCYSEDCVLKPGAQCAFGLCCQDFQFLPTGTMCRKEKNESDLPEWCNGSSHECPGDVYLLDGSPCSGGGYCYKMAWHEREAQCKKIFGMESRSANEICYMEMNKQGDRFDNCGNHSENYIGCNITDVFCGRIQCDNVEQIPLRKNHETLHWTQFNNFTCWTMDYHFGSTTEDSRAVEDGTACGPNHICIDRKCVSKSILFGNCSESFCSMQGVCNNKDHCHCNVPWEPPDCQLPGFRDSIDSGPSLGTLTNQRETVKGKSLVGFIIPFMISLFFLILLILQLAFYQKRKAEKIPEHTPKRKRSTKMKPEKSNVKLKENKERSKKESKRESKRKPKKKSKKESKEESKEESKKESRKKSRKESRKESRKESRKESK